The Bifidobacterium animalis subsp. animalis ATCC 25527 genomic interval CCTCCTCGAGCGTGAAGGCGCCCGCGTAGAGGCTCTTGCCCAGAATCGCGGAGTCGACGCCGAGCGGCAGCAGCTCCTTGATGGCACGAAGATCGTCGAGCTTCGAGATGCCGCCGGAGGCGGTCACTCTGGCCTCGGTGCGCTCGGCCACTTCACGCAACAGATCGATGTTCGGCCCGCTCATCATGCCGTCGCGGGTCACGTCGGTGACCACGTAGCGCGAGCAGCCGGCGTCGTCGAGGAATCGCATCGTCTCGAACAGGTCACCGCCCTCCTTCACCCAGCCGCGGGCGGCAAGCGTATGCCCACGCACATCGAGGCCAACGGCCACCTTGTCACCGTATTTGTCGATCACGCGGGCCGTCCACTCCGGATTCTCCAGTGCGGCGGTACCGATGTTCACGCGTGCGGCGCCCGCGTCGAGCGCGGCATCCAGAGAGGCATCGTCACGCACGCCGCCCGACATCTCGATGTTCACCTT includes:
- the priA gene encoding bifunctional 1-(5-phosphoribosyl)-5-((5-phosphoribosylamino)methylideneamino)imidazole-4-carboxamide isomerase/phosphoribosylanthranilate isomerase PriA, with the translated sequence MSLTLLPAVDVRDGKAVRLRQGESGSETDYGSPLDAARTWVEAGAQWIHLVDLDAAFGTGNNRAQLREIVRQLGDKVNIEMSGGVRDDASLDAALDAGAARVNIGTAALENPEWTARVIDKYGDKVAVGLDVRGHTLAARGWVKEGGDLFETMRFLDDAGCSRYVVTDVTRDGMMSGPNIDLLREVAERTEARVTASGGISKLDDLRAIKELLPLGVDSAILGKSLYAGAFTLEEALAVANA